DNA sequence from the Chiroxiphia lanceolata isolate bChiLan1 chromosome 26, bChiLan1.pri, whole genome shotgun sequence genome:
GATAGCAggatccagctgcagcaggggggTGGTCTCCAGCAAGGCATCTCTGTTTGGGAATAACATTACACAAACATTAACACAAGCAATGCCATCCTCTTTGTGTAAAAACTAACAACACTCTTCCATTGTGAGAGCAAGGACTAGCTCAAATTGAGAGAACTTTAAGGTTCCTATGTGGTCCTAGAGATTTTCCCAAATGAATAAAAAACCTGTTTCTCCACCTTTTACTCAGTATCACTAAGAAGACAGGTGCAGGGGACAGGAATCTTGCAATGTCTATGAGGAGGAAGGTGAGAAACTGCATCTTTACAAatttgctggggaaaaaaaaaaaccctgttttgAAACTTGATAGATATCATCCCATTTACACCCTTCTTCCAATTCTACATGAGACCGAGTTCagaagtttttgttttcctgaagtgGGAGGACCATGGGGAAGGACAAGTCACCTGCTTCTCACTGTCTGTCTTTATGTAGTTTCCAAGGGTTTACTCACGACCAGTTGCCTTTAGTGAACATTGGCCGGACGCTCCACGAGGAACCGAACATGTTGAGGGACTTGGAGAAGCAGTCGTTGTAGATGAGGCCTGTGTATGTGGAGAACAGCCCCATCAGCAGGATGATGTACCGCCCACTGAACACCATGTTGAACATCTAGTGTAAAAAcacaaaaggaacaaagaagGTCCATGAGAACAGAGAAGGTCCCTCCTAAAGACAAACCAGGGAACTCAGTCTGTTGTAGGACAAACATCAGCTGTATGGACTGAGAGCCCAAAGTCTCTATTTCCCCTTGGCAGGGATTAAAGGGAGCAAGAgtgagcacagcagcacagaatcTGATAACCAGGATAAGCAGGTGGTGTGGCTGTCCACAGGGAACCTGGGATTAGCTGGAGAGGATAAACTGCACTGCACAGCCTGATGcaacccccagctggcagcGTGAGTTTGCAGCCAGGCAGCACAGACCCTGTCAGCCTCctccatgctctgccagtgtaTCTCAACTCTGGCTCAGCTCATGTCAGCCCTGAGCAAGCAAAACCCACCTTGAGCAGCAAATAGGAACAATCTGGGAGATAGGATATATACATAGAGAAATTGGGAGTTTTGCAGTGACTGAACACCATTATGATCCAACTAAATTTGGGGTGATTTGTTTACACCAGCTTATCTACTACACTTGATAATTTCCTGCAGACAACAGAAAGGAATAATTTCctataaatatctgaaagaaaaaacaaggaattcaaTACTATTATGAAACTACACTACTCAAGTCCGTGCTCCTCAGGCTTCCCAGCCTGTTCATGTGTTTCACAAATTCCAAAGGAGGAATAATGCACATTGTCAACTCCAGGGGAAATGGATGGGAGTAAATCAAGCAGCAACTCTTTGTTTGAAATGCAAATCTCAGCATGATCTGCCACTTCACCTCATTGTCACTCTTCTGGGAGAGAATCCGGCTTTCCCTCAGCACCATCCAGACAGCAATTAGAGTCATCAGGATTCCGTGGCCAAAATCCCCGAACATCACAGCAAACAGGAATGGGAAGGTGATGATGGTATAGGGTGCTGTAAGGGAAGAGAGATGACAGTCCCAGGGCACCGTGTGTGAGTCAGCCCAGATTCACCATGGTACAATTCAGGCAATTTAGCAATAAAATTCCACAGCTTCCCCTCTGCTTCTGAAAGCTGTTGAGTATTAGAAATTTCCACACAGGTCAGACAATACAGAGAAACACTATTACTAAAAAATTGAGCTGGATGTCTTGGACTGCTCCAAGTCTGAATTTACCTGGATTTATTTCCCGATATGTCCCAATGCCGTAAGCATCAACAATGTTTTGAAAGCCAGAAGTAAacttatttgttttgttgtagGTGGGTGGGGTCTGGTTAGTTTGCATCCTGTTTAAAATAGATGGGACGGTGGATCCGCTGTGCTCCTgtttgaaagaaagcaaagggaagatCAGTAAACCCACCCCTGGAGCACTGGAAGACAGTCTGACACGGCTCTCCCGCTGGCATTTGGAAAACTGCAAGCTTGCACGCTTGCAGTGTGCTTGCACAATGAGacactggagcagctgaggaaggcTGCCAGGATTCCACTGCTCTCCACTTTGtgtggcaggaggagaagcaCTTGGAGTAAGGGTGAACATTCTCTGCGTAGGACAGACAAGAAAACTCGTGAAAGAGTTcgcttgtttttttaaaacagcaagtGAAAGGACTTCAAGACACCCAAGTCTCTTGTCTATCTGAGCAGAGGGTGAGCTTGCCAACATCCTGGAGAGCTCCTGTATCCAGACATCAAGCACAGCCACGATAACTAAATGTACCAAAGGACTCACACACTGGAAAGTCCTCACCAGTCCAGCATTCTCCTGAACTTAAACCTTTACACAACATATTTGTTACAACATTTATGTATAAATCATGATTCCTGCATGTTAAATAACCTGTCCTCTGGGAGGGCTGATTCCAACAGCCCAAGGGGATGGTTTTCAGAGGCTCACAGTTTGGAAAAACCAATGAATCCATGCAATGCTGCCACAGCTGACAGGCACAGCAGCTACTCACAGTGCCCCTCCTGAGAGCAAACTGGATGGAATCGAGGTCAGCAACAGGACACCAGACTTCAGCAATCAAGCACTTCTGTGTCACGTCGATGTTGCACAGGTTCAGGGTGTGGTAAATCGCCTTCATCTTCCGCACTTTGATGAACCAGACACGGATGTTTTTAGCAGCTGCCTGCAAAACCCTCTGGCGATGATCCTCTGTTTGGTTCAGCACCTTTCAGAGATGCAGGAAAAAGGTGAGGCCAGGTGCACAAACTAGACAAGCCTTACCCACAGAGGATGAACCACGAGCCCGCTCCTCTACCCCACACACAGGCTGCCCCATGCCTGAAGTCCATGCTGTAATCCCCATGTTAATTAGTTCTGCTAAAGGGCCTAAACACTTTTTCCAGGGATGCTTTCTGATTactttcctcctccagccccaagGTCAGTGGTTGTTTCAAACAATGAACTATGCCAAGgtcacagggaaaaattacACCTCCACCCAGGttaaaagagcagagaagagctCTGCAAGTGAGGGGTTTGCTGCTTTGTGAAAACACACAAACTACCCTGAAAAACTTGTTtactgaagggaaaaggagaaagtgcTTCCTACTGAGGCTGTTTTCCAACTGGAACATATCGAACTCAGGCCAAGTCAGATTTCCAGAGTGGAAAGTCTTAGACTGCAGGGAAAGTGAGGACACAGAGCACATGCAGCTTTGAATCCTCCCAGTTACATTGATTCTGAGTTCTTGTCTACTTTCAAATTGCTGAACAGCCACGCTACACAACTCCCACCTTGAGACAGTTTCTGTATCAAATAAGCAGGCCAAATTcaaatctttttcctttcaatttctAACATAGTCTTAATTTTTGCCTCAAATCCCTTAAATCCTTCTGCATTATTACATACTGCCTTTCTTCCTTGAAGCAAGCACCAGGTATTTCAGAACTGGCACCCAGGAGATCTGGGTGCTGATTACTTTTTACCAACACTCAGGCTGCTGCACAAGAGATTAGCTGTAAAGTAGAAGCTCTTCAGGACAGCACAACGTGAAAATATGAAGACaggcagaaaaaagaagagctaAGTTAATGTTAGCATTGTTATCTCAGCTTGGAAAAACgtttaaatgttttcaaagtaCTTGCAGATGAAACAGACAATTACACAACATGCTCTCAGAGCCTTAGCACACAGGAtctcctcacacacacatgtTCCTCTTTGCTCCCTGGTATGGAGTTCCCTGTACTTACTTGTATAGCATGAACTGCTCAGCCCTCCAGGAAGATCAAACCACCCCCTTCCAAACCCTGACACAGAAACAACTGAGCAGTCTCCAAACATCTCTCTtgcactgctgagctgctgctctcaaGCTACCTGGAGCTGAAAACAAGGTCGTCTAATAGGGCCAAAATTCCTCCTGTTTTAATAGGATCCAGAGAAGTTTTCAACTGTATCactaaataaaagaagaaagaaagggcaTTGATCCCAGTTATTTTACCATCTGAAGATCATCAATTCTGGTGTTGACACCAGAAGCCATTTCCTTCCGCTCCTGGGGTGTTTCTGGGCATGGGTAGAGAGAGGCCCGAAACCTGGAAGACAGGGAAGCACTTCAGTGACAGAGATGGAAAGAAGATCAATTGGTCAGGGCTGAGCCTGAGCTCAGACATAAAGCCAGAAGCACCTTAAGAGAAGTTTCTGATCAGCAGAGACTGCCAAGCAGAGCTCCAGGCTCTAAATCACTGGAGTGCATAAGTTTGCTTTAGGTCAAAACAGAAGCTGtgctaaagaaaacagaagtgagaGAGAATCCTctgttccctgtgctcccagtgtCTCAGGGCACTGTCACGAGGCTGGCCAGCCAGTGCAGGGGAATGCTGTctagcagcagctgctgcaagaagcaCTCACTGTTGTCTCCCATGTGAGAACATCCCACTGATATCCCACCAGGTCTGTCCCAGAGTTCAATACTCCCTTTGTTTTGGCATTCCCGAGCACAGCAGTTGTATACTTTGAGCATTACAGGCTGTGGAATGGCAAGTTTGACTATAAAATGTGTTTCAGCTACTTATGGCACATTTCATTTGCTGTCAAAATatgtgctcctgcagccactgTGAAATAAGGAGTTGAGAAATATTAAGTCATGTcaatgttaaaataattgagAGTTGCCCAGTTGTCAGACTTTCATACCCTTCACAGATCTTCTTGACTCTGTTCTTCAGCTGGTCACCTTGGAAGAAGATGATAAACACAGACTTGTGCACATAATCCCCCTAGAACAGAGGAAAGAATTGTAGAAATTAGCATGATAGCTAATTGCCAGagctctccttttccttccactgaGTCTGTACATCAGAGCTCAGATGTGCACAGTGGGTCAAGAATGTACCTGAGTAACACTGAAACAGTCACAAGGAGAGTGATTTTCTCACCCTCAGTACAGAATACCTGCATTGTATCTGTGTTTACTGAAGCAAAATGTCCCAGATAATCCATTATCGATTCTATGCAATACAATAAAAGGGAAAACCTGGGAAGATCTCCAAAAATAATGGAGatgcaatgaaatatttatcagtACTTAGTGCAGTCAGCTCATCTACAGAATCAAGCCAAAAGCTACAGAGTGAATGAAGATAAGATGAAGGGGAGTTTAACCACTCCCTTCCCAGGGAGGCCGGCAGCACATTCCTTGCACAGCTGTGTCCGTGGGGGCAGCCAGGGCCCCTTTCCTGCATTTGTTGACAAGTTATTGTTCTACCTTACTTAGGAAATTTTAACATAATGTTTCAGGAATAATTACATTAGGTGTAACCTCAATTTAAGGAAGTTCTGCACAATAAGAACAAAGTCTCTCCGAGCAGACAGATGATTCCACAGGTCAGCTACCAGTGGTTGGAGGGACAAGGGAACACATCAGCCTTTTGTGAGAAAGAGAGGTGTTACTGAACTTCACCTCCTGGGTCTGTGTTCCAGGGCAGCCCCCATGCAGACCCCACACAACCTTTATTGGGTAAGAGCAAGGGTTCCCCAAGTCTGGGAAGTGCCCACTGGTTTGAGTGGAGAGGACACTGGATGTAAACCTGGCCCAATCACAATGTTTATCTTTCTAtctttattaaatttatatatataaattttataattatataatgtataattttatatcatttactaaattatttccatttttactaAAGCCAACAGTTCTCAGGTGGATGTTTAAATTATCGAGCAGcaaattaggaaaaaaggaaaagtccAAGTTCAGAGTAAATGAGCTGCCTGTGTCCCAAAGAGCCTCTTCCAAGGAGGATCACCAGTCATACAGAACTGTGTACATACAGGAGCTGCACTTGTAGTTTGGGCTAGAGAAGTCACTAGGGCCTGCTGCAGTCCATGTTTTGAGTTGCTTTCCCCTTTTCAACAGCACTGCCCATCCAGCCTGCTATTTTTGTTTCactaaaaagggaaaacatttgtCGCTGAAGCTCAGAGGCTGCAGTAGGTGCCGGGAAGGGACGTGACCCAAACGTTCGCTGCAGGGAGCTCAGAGGGACACAGGTTTCCATCTACAGACCCACAGCTGTTACACATCTGaggcttctgctgctgcacccGACAGTCCCTGTTACCGTGACGGGATCCTCCAGCGGGTTCTCGATCTCGGCCTGGCGCAGGAACACGTTCCCGCGGCACACGCGCCACAACATGCGCTCGAACGTGGGGATGCGCTCGCGGTTGATCACGCCAGCCACGAACCTGCCAGGGGACAGCACAGACGTGAGGGCTGCACCCAAACCACCCCAGAGCCTCACACACACCACACCGTGGCAACGGGGGGGGGGTCAGCATCGCATTTGAGAGCTACAAAAAGCTTGTTTTAACATTAGTTCTTTAAGCGAAACGGAAGGTCCTCTAAAAATACGGAGGTAACACACACCAAACCAACTGCACGGGCTTGGTTTTTAacacaatgaaataatttttttttataaataaaccaCTGCTTATAgaagaaacaaatgcatttaGATATACAGTTTCTAGGCTCCATTTCCCAGGGGTTCTGGTACATTGGCTGCAAGGGTCAGAGCAGCCACGGCTGCCAGTGATTGTGCCCTGGGCTCATGCTTCAGACCTCACCAGCCCAAACACCCACATCCAGATAAAGAATTACATACACACAAGGAAGCCTGGAAGCAGCTGATAAAGAGGATATAGAACTATGCACTTATTTCAGAGCATTATGTGCTCGTGGTAGTTACAACTTCCAACAAAGCTGTGAGAGTTCAGAAGGTCTCAAAAACAACCAGACAGATTTACATGGAACAAACTGGGATAATTCACTGGTGCAGAGAAACATGTGAAGCACAATCATGAACTGGGAAGTTAATGTAGGCAGGACAAGAGCAGAGAGCAACAGCCGGTTTTAGATCAGTTTTCATCTGCTTGGGGTGGAAAGTTCCACAGCTGTGATCAAATCATTGCTGATTCCACAGGCTCATAATCCCTATTCCAACAACCCCAGTGCCAGGTCATAGCCCAAATTGCCATTACCCAAGTCGGAGTGGGGCACCTCTTCCCATCTCACTCGGCTCCAGCAGTGAAGAGGATTCTTCCAACAGGTCTGGATCCGCCATCTGCTGATGATGCAATTCAGCCTGAATTCACAAATCAATTAATATCTAATGAAACCAGTTAGTGGCATGCAGGGAATGAGGAGCCAGGAGACAGTTGGgggagacaaagaaagaaaagaaggaagaaaagagagaacaaacaTAAGACCGCAAAAAGAGGAACGAGGTGACAGAAAAGACAGCAAGAATTACAcatggaaggagaaaaacaagaggaaaagtgaAATGGCTCAGCAGGGCTTCCATACAAGAAAGGTTTGAGGATTGTTGCAACAAAGGGGTTGGGGGATATATAAGTCTGAAGAaaggcagaattaaaaaaaaatttcaagtctTAAGTACAAGTGATGTTCCCAAGAACCATTTTTAATGGCACAAACCAGAGAAACACACTTGACTTTCCTATTTCCCcagatattaaattaatttctccttatTTCACCGTATGTCTCACAACCAGACACACCAGATGGGTTGCTTAGGGCAGGCTGGTGATGTGGCTCTTGGACAGCCAGGCATTAAAACAGGACAGTTTTACACTGTCCCTCATTGCAACTCATTTGCATGCTAAAATTCTTTAGGAATACAGCTTGTAAGTGTCAGCAATTCAGGTCAAGGATGCTCAAATCACATCACTCTTAATGCACCGTCCTCACACTTGTTCAACCCTGCCTCACACTTAGTTTTACCTCTGCAGCTTATATAatgaaatgccaaaaattaCAGTTCCTGAGCACGACCAGAGGGCCCAAGTCTACCCTCTGTGGTACACAGGAGGTCTTCCCCATAGAGCCATCGAGGGAAGTTGCTGAAACACAGTGGAAGACCCAAGGCCACGccagatgcacacacacagtgcagCCTTGCAAAAGTGCAGTGActcagccccagcttctctATTTGGGTCACAGTTGCGTCACAGCTTTAGTGAAAACGTCTCCAACACTTTACTTGTTTGGTAAATAAAAGTGTTTGCCATATACAAGAGTTTTTGCAAGGCTGACACCCGATGCAGCTCAATTGCCTGTACAAACACTAGCTGCAGCCTACCCACGTCACACAAGGGAGGGAGCCCTTCATTCAGCTTGGAAAGGCAACACGAGGAACTCCTGGTCCTTTCAACTTTAAGGCAACTTGTTGCAACATCAGaaactgaatgaaaattttGCTTCATAGAGGACACAACCAAAATAAGAAAGTTTGGTACCccaaaaagaaacacacagacCAAACATCCTGGTGATTGTTTGACATTTCAATTTCAGGACACTGAAGAACACTAAGTTACAATTTTAAGAGGCTTGTATTGTATTTACAGTCATCAAGACACTGCCTGATAATTTTTTGTGAAGTGTACCATGTTTTAGCAGatgaaacatgaaaaaggaAGGACAGTACACATGACAACTTTGGGTCCACCCCACCTGAGAGAATTTGTTATAAATTTTTAACATTACCTTGGTCCCTTTGGGCTATGTGTCCTTTATTCAGGACAAGTCCTGCTTAGATGGGATGGAATtacaaaacaaaccagtttAGAATAAATGTAGGTTAGACCAGCTTTACTAAAATATTGAGACTTATGTGCAAATGGAGGAACTATCCAGCTCCAATGCAGGAAAACAGGGTTCTGGGAAATTTACTTTGAATATGAGTTTTTGCCAGCACCAAATAAAATGTCAGAGTTATTGTGGAGTGTTTTTACTACATCAGGTCATTCAGGATTGGAACTCCCCTACACTTCCATGCCAGTAATCAAGAAGCAGAGCTTTCCCTattgaacatttttaaattgcttattGTTTCCCTGATCAGTACCCAGATCAGCACCCTGAATCTCAAAAGTGGttcattttccccatttcttgATTCCAGTCCTGCCCTGTAACAGCTCTGGATGCCCAACACAACCCAATACAATTCAAGCCCCTTCCAGGtcacaaagagaacaaaaatcagTGTTCACAAGAACTTAAAAGGAGTCATGTCACCATCTAACAATTAACCCAGAGCCAGACAGAAGTGACAGATGCAAAGCAGATAGAGAAAAGCAGATGGCAGAGGAGTtagagggaggaggaggggactGCATGCCATTAACCGTTACTTTTCCAGTCTTCTTTTACGCTCACACTCAAGGAAAAGCTCTCAGAGAAATCTCTCCAGCTCATACTGTTCTTCATAAGCAAAGACAAGAAGACTGAGAAAAGGAGCATAATCATCAACATGGTGTGTTGGAACAAGAAATGGCTTCTTGGGCTGGAATGGTCACAGGAAGAACAGGGGAACATTTTGCCACCCACCCTCCCCCCGTGCTCGAACTTCGGAGAGGGAACACCAAGCATGAAGGAATTTGGAGAGCCAGCCATTTCTTGTGCAACTCATTACTATGAATAACACAGTCTTAATTACCACTCATTGAAGTCTTCAAGTGTTGAAGGTGCTGAGCAATGGCAGTCTGGGGAAAGGGAGCATTGGCCACTCTGGGATGGTGAGCAGAAGCACCAGGCACATgccctgggctgctcagggctctcACTTGCCTGTTTGCTGAGCACAGTGTGAACCGAGACAGGTTTAAACTGTCCACACTTATGTTCTACTGAACATCACCCATGAGCTGTTCAGCTTGCTTTTACATAGAGCAGCACATGTTATTTGGTATATTTTATTACTAGAGAAAACCTTATCAAAGAGGAGCAGAACATATCTAAGCTCTCTGTGGCTGGTTCATGTAAGGCTGCCATGAGCTCCCTTCCGTGGGTGACCTGACATGGACTGTTTAGAAAATTGATATTTATCTTTAAACTTAGTATGATCAAACtgcacttgaagaaaagcagtgGGCAGCTCTCACCAGAGAGGACAGTAAGTaacaaggccaggctggatggggcttggagcaacctggtctagtggaaggtgtccctgcccatggcagagggtggaaggGGAGGAGCTCTAAGGTCCCTCCCAAACTAGTTTGGGATTCATTCTTGATATAAAAGTGCTCAGCACCAGCTGTACCTGATTTTACTTAATACTCAGAACAGGCACCTTAACACAGCAAAGTAATAGATTATCAGGATAATACAAGAGTCCCTTGGACAAACAGGAAGTGAACATTCAACACTCGAAGACGACGgtttttttgtactgaaatcAACTCCACGACCCACCAACCCTCACACCAGCAGCAGTATCTGTGTCAGCAGTGACTATGACTGGTGGTGGCACAGGACCAACATTGGTGCCTGAATAGGCAGCATCTTGTgccaaaacaccaaaaaacaaactgtTAGATCAATGGCCTGAAGTGTGCAGGAGCCCAGCTCCGCTCAACGACAGCCCTCGTAAACACCAGGAGCCACTTCTGTCAAGAACTCTTTGATCAAATCCTGGAATCAGAGGAAACAGGACAACTACTCGGCAAAAATATGTCCTGAAAAACACACAGGAGCCCTCTGGGAAGACTGCCTAGACAAGGAAGGGTTGTGTCTTCTCCCAAGCAGGATTTATGTCAGTGCCATGAATGACATCAGAGAAGATCCTCTCAGATCCAGTGAAAGCTGCCAGTTCCTGGCCCAGCTGATAATTAACAAAATGTCAAAGACTTTATATGGCAGCTTTGCTCCAGAACTGACCTCTGAAACCTTCAGGGTTTGATCAAAGGCTCAATCAATTAATTCATCTGTTACTTCAGAGGACTTTATATTATGACCCTGATTAGTCTTCACATAACAGTTCAAAGGCTGAAGACAAATTCAGCTTGATTGTAACTCCTCTGCATGTGCACCAAAGAGACTCCAACCCACTTGGGACAGTATGCACAGTAGCACCACATTTTGGGGCTGTtgatgtgctttaaaaaaatgttcatgtCTTAACTATTTTACacaatttttaaacaaaccaTTGCTTAACTagaacaaacccaaaccagcaTTGTAGGAGGTAAATCATGGGTAGCTGTGTGTTCTgcatgaaaaatggaaaacaatttgAGAAGCTTTCTTAAACAAAGCATAAAATGATGCTGCTACCCAAAACAGCAACTGAAATATATCTGAGaataaaaatggtaatttctAGGAGAAGAACCAGTTCCCCAAGTGTTAACCCCCCCCCGGTATTCTGACCTCATCAAAAAACTGCTGAGTTTTACGCAgtataaattttaattctgtcaGCTCCAAGAAGTTTTTCTTCAGAGCCTCCTGGTTGGTGTTGATTTCTTTAAGCTCGTTTTCAATTTTCTCAAAGTTTGCCTGCAAGAcgtgaaaaagagaaggaaaagggactTAAAGCAATTTGATAAATAAGTGCTGTTCAGTCTAGCAACACACGGAAGCAGATGAGATACTTCACATCCCCACCTAATTTCTATGGAATTACAGGTGTGTCTCCACAGTGCTGTGGCACAGATCCAGATTTGCCACATTCTTTTCAGGCAACTGCAGACTTCTCACCCTCAGCCCAGTCCTTTATGGACTGGATTGATGCAGTTTCTTCAAATCATTAAAACCCTCATAAACTTTATGACCCACCACCATAAATCATGTAGTTCCAGCAGGTTTTGGCTCATTTCGACAGTGAAATTCTTATTAAGTGCTTTCACTTCTGCTTGGATAAAtacagaagcagcacagtgtTGTGAGTCACACCCAGCCCGTGCGAGGTGGCAGAGCCACATCCAGGGCCAGCTGGGGACTGAGCCAATGCCcctctgctgctgagctctgcaggcatCGACCCACAAGGACaattttccctgtttccatCCTGAGTGAAACACTAGTTGAGTCTTAACACATCATTACCTCCAGGTCAATCATGTCACGTGGAAAAGGCACCTCTGGGTTTTCACCAGTGTCCATGATAGGAATATTAGCTTTTTTAATCTCCTTCTCCACAAACCCTGGGGAGACAGCATTGACAGTGTTAACCACAGACAGTCCAGTGTCACCCCAACCTGTACCTGGCCCCATCAGCAGCTGAGAGTCCTTTCACCTCCTATTCCAAGACTATCTGACTTGGTCAGAGTTACCTTTCCAAGAGGTGAATCCCATGCCCtcacccctctctgctctgttccTAACgctgctctgcagcttctgCGTGCCTTGACTGGCTTATCAGCAAAAACTGCAGACTCAGAGCCCCATCAGCCCCGGGAGAACGTACGGAGCTTGCGGTCCATCTCCTCACACCTCCGGACCTCATTGACGAATTTTCGGTGGAACACGTTCACATCGGGGTTCAGCTGCGGGGAGAGATGCGGGGTCAGCGTCCCCCCCGCCGCCCGGGGGGGTTCGGCGCTGCGGAGACGGGGGCGGGGGCGGGTGGAGCTCCCGATCCCGCGGGGCTCCCGGGGGGTCCCGATCCCCCCCCGTCCGCCCGGGTCCGCGGGGACACTCACGTCGCGGAACTGGACTTTGCCCAGCTCGCCCAGCTCGCTGACACAGCAGTACGCGGCCTCGGACTGCAGGAACAGCTGGGCCAGGGTCATCTCCTCGCTGCGGAACAGCTCCCCCATGGCGGCACCGCTCCCGCCGCGGCCTCTGCGGACAACGGCCGTGAAAACCGGTTCGGGGGCAGCGACCGGGGCCTCCCCGCCGACCCGTCACGGCCCGGCGGTCCCCAAaccgtcccgtcccgtcccgttCCCCGTTCCCGTTCCCCGTTCCCGTTCCCCGTTCCCGGtacccgccgccgccgccgctcccgctgccCCGCGCCGGGACCGCCCGTGACGTCACCGCCTGCGCGCCGCGGCGTCACGCGCACGTCTCCTGGCGACGACGCGCGGGGGGAACCCGCCCCGGAAGTGACGAAGGAAGAGGCGGGAGGGGGCGGGTTCGGGCCACAAGAGCGATTACGTCAGTATCTTATTATGTGACGTCATATGTGATATAGTGGCGTCGCGTGTATCTCGATGACGCCACGGGGAGCGCGCATAAGGCTGTGACCTggcctctcctctctccctccgTGAGGCCCCGGGAGAGGCCCCCGGCAGGGACAGCGAGGGcaaggagcagccccagggccctCCGGGGTACACggggagca
Encoded proteins:
- the ATP6V0A1 gene encoding V-type proton ATPase 116 kDa subunit a isoform X1; this translates as MGELFRSEEMTLAQLFLQSEAAYCCVSELGELGKVQFRDLNPDVNVFHRKFVNEVRRCEEMDRKLRFVEKEIKKANIPIMDTGENPEVPFPRDMIDLEANFEKIENELKEINTNQEALKKNFLELTELKFILRKTQQFFDEAELHHQQMADPDLLEESSSLLEPSEMGRGAPLRLGFVAGVINRERIPTFERMLWRVCRGNVFLRQAEIENPLEDPVTGDYVHKSVFIIFFQGDQLKNRVKKICEGFRASLYPCPETPQERKEMASGVNTRIDDLQMVLNQTEDHRQRVLQAAAKNIRVWFIKVRKMKAIYHTLNLCNIDVTQKCLIAEVWCPVADLDSIQFALRRGTEHSGSTVPSILNRMQTNQTPPTYNKTNKFTSGFQNIVDAYGIGTYREINPAPYTIITFPFLFAVMFGDFGHGILMTLIAVWMVLRESRILSQKSDNEMFNMVFSGRYIILLMGLFSTYTGLIYNDCFSKSLNMFGSSWSVRPMFTKGNWSDALLETTPLLQLDPAIQGVFGGPYPFGIDPIWNIASNKLAFLNSFKMKMSVILGIFQMLFGVALSLLNHIYFKKPLNIYLGFIPEMIFMSSLFGYLVILIFYKWTAYDAHTSKEAPSLLIHFINMFLFSYEDTSNKMLYSGQKGLQCFLVVVALLCVPWMLVAKPLVLRQQYLRRKHLGTHNFGGIRVGNGPTEEDAEIIQHDQLSTHSEEGEEPTEDEVFDFGDTVVYQAIHTIEYCLGCISNTASYLRLWALSLAHAQLSEVLWTMVIHIGLNVRSLGGGLGLFFIFAAFATLTVAILLVMEGLSAFLHALRLHWIEFQNKFYTGTGFKFLPFSFDTIREGRFDD
- the ATP6V0A1 gene encoding V-type proton ATPase 116 kDa subunit a isoform X2, with the protein product MGELFRSEEMTLAQLFLQSEAAYCCVSELGELGKVQFRDLNPDVNVFHRKFVNEVRRCEEMDRKLRFVEKEIKKANIPIMDTGENPEVPFPRDMIDLEANFEKIENELKEINTNQEALKKNFLELTELKFILRKTQQFFDEAELHHQQMADPDLLEESSSLLEPSEMGRGAPLRLGFVAGVINRERIPTFERMLWRVCRGNVFLRQAEIENPLEDPVTGDYVHKSVFIIFFQGDQLKNRVKKICEGFRASLYPCPETPQERKEMASGVNTRIDDLQMVLNQTEDHRQRVLQAAAKNIRVWFIKVRKMKAIYHTLNLCNIDVTQKCLIAEVWCPVADLDSIQFALRRGTEHSGSTVPSILNRMQTNQTPPTYNKTNKFTSGFQNIVDAYGIGTYREINPAPYTIITFPFLFAVMFGDFGHGILMTLIAVWMVLRESRILSQKSDNEMFNMVFSGRYIILLMGLFSTYTGLIYNDCFSKSLNMFGSSWSVRPMFTKGNWSDALLETTPLLQLDPAIQGVFGGPYPFGIDPIWNIASNKLAFLNSFKMKMSVILGIFQMLFGVALSLLNHIYFKKPLNIYLGFIPEMIFMSSLFGYLVILIFYKWTAYDAHTSKEAPSLLIHFINMFLFSYEDTSNKMLYSGQKGLQCFLVVVALLCVPWMLVAKPLVLRQQYLRRKHLGTHNFGGIRVGNGPTEEDAEIIQHDQLSTHSEEGEEFDFGDTVVYQAIHTIEYCLGCISNTASYLRLWALSLAHAQLSEVLWTMVIHIGLNVRSLGGGLGLFFIFAAFATLTVAILLVMEGLSAFLHALRLHWIEFQNKFYTGTGFKFLPFSFDTIREGRFDD
- the ATP6V0A1 gene encoding V-type proton ATPase 116 kDa subunit a isoform X4 — protein: MGELFRSEEMTLAQLFLQSEAAYCCVSELGELGKVQFRDLNPDVNVFHRKFVNEVRRCEEMDRKLRFVEKEIKKANIPIMDTGENPEVPFPRDMIDLEANFEKIENELKEINTNQEALKKNFLELTELKFILRKTQQFFDEMADPDLLEESSSLLEPSEMGRGAPLRLGFVAGVINRERIPTFERMLWRVCRGNVFLRQAEIENPLEDPVTGDYVHKSVFIIFFQGDQLKNRVKKICEGFRASLYPCPETPQERKEMASGVNTRIDDLQMVLNQTEDHRQRVLQAAAKNIRVWFIKVRKMKAIYHTLNLCNIDVTQKCLIAEVWCPVADLDSIQFALRRGTEHSGSTVPSILNRMQTNQTPPTYNKTNKFTSGFQNIVDAYGIGTYREINPAPYTIITFPFLFAVMFGDFGHGILMTLIAVWMVLRESRILSQKSDNEMFNMVFSGRYIILLMGLFSTYTGLIYNDCFSKSLNMFGSSWSVRPMFTKGNWSDALLETTPLLQLDPAIQGVFGGPYPFGIDPIWNIASNKLAFLNSFKMKMSVILGIFQMLFGVALSLLNHIYFKKPLNIYLGFIPEMIFMSSLFGYLVILIFYKWTAYDAHTSKEAPSLLIHFINMFLFSYEDTSNKMLYSGQKGLQCFLVVVALLCVPWMLVAKPLVLRQQYLRRKHLGTHNFGGIRVGNGPTEEDAEIIQHDQLSTHSEEGEEFDFGDTVVYQAIHTIEYCLGCISNTASYLRLWALSLAHAQLSEVLWTMVIHIGLNVRSLGGGLGLFFIFAAFATLTVAILLVMEGLSAFLHALRLHWIEFQNKFYTGTGFKFLPFSFDTIREGRFDD